One window of the Natronomonas marina genome contains the following:
- a CDS encoding class I adenylate-forming enzyme family protein: MNFANHVDAAARNAPTATAVADRTRSRSFEELATDADRVAAGLRSRDVGVDDCVAIRVPNGVPFVATYLGAMKRGAVPLPVNTRLTDEQVGYVIRDSGAAVVVTDGGGDTGETATPTVAYADLLAEGDSTRRVEPRRDGELAELLYTSGTTGAPKGVYHTHGNLAANARALVHYKEWTRDDVALTACQCFHVTGLNVTTTPFLLLGAENHLLPEWDVEAALSAIERHDVTYTFLIPTMLLDLLEDGDPDAYDVSSLETIGVGGSPMPERRIREVEATFGCRLLEGYGMTETTPLAAFNRPTPGGSKPGSVGRPAREVVEVRIEDPATGDPVDRGERGEFLWRGDTVAPRYNTPRITNQQFVERDGQRWLKSGDIGWMDEAGFLFVVDRLENMFTTGCGDIYPREIEGVIHEIDAVEQVAIVDTRDEVRGATVTAVVKTRGEASVSAADVRRRCEGRLESHEVPDRVEFVDSFPRTATGKLDRVRLRDRFG; this comes from the coding sequence GTGAACTTCGCCAACCACGTCGACGCCGCCGCGCGGAACGCGCCGACGGCGACGGCGGTCGCCGACCGGACTCGTTCGCGGTCCTTCGAGGAACTGGCGACCGACGCCGACCGCGTCGCCGCCGGTCTGCGGAGCCGCGACGTCGGCGTCGACGATTGCGTCGCCATCCGGGTGCCGAACGGCGTCCCCTTCGTGGCCACGTATCTCGGCGCGATGAAACGCGGCGCCGTTCCGCTGCCGGTCAACACCCGGCTCACCGACGAGCAGGTGGGCTACGTCATCCGGGACAGCGGCGCGGCGGTCGTCGTGACCGACGGCGGGGGCGACACCGGGGAGACGGCGACGCCAACGGTCGCCTACGCCGACCTCCTCGCGGAGGGTGACTCGACCCGCCGCGTCGAACCGAGACGCGACGGGGAACTGGCCGAACTGCTGTACACCAGCGGGACGACGGGCGCCCCCAAGGGCGTCTACCATACCCACGGCAACCTCGCGGCCAACGCCCGCGCGCTCGTACACTACAAGGAGTGGACCCGCGACGACGTCGCGCTGACGGCGTGTCAGTGCTTCCACGTCACCGGACTGAACGTCACGACGACCCCGTTTTTGCTCCTCGGCGCCGAGAACCACCTCCTCCCGGAGTGGGACGTCGAGGCCGCACTGTCGGCGATCGAACGCCACGACGTCACCTACACCTTCCTGATCCCGACGATGCTTCTGGACCTCCTGGAGGACGGCGATCCCGACGCCTACGACGTGTCCAGCCTCGAGACGATCGGCGTCGGCGGGTCGCCGATGCCCGAGCGCCGCATCCGGGAGGTCGAGGCGACGTTCGGCTGCCGACTGCTGGAGGGCTACGGGATGACCGAGACGACGCCGCTTGCGGCGTTCAACCGCCCGACTCCCGGCGGAAGCAAGCCCGGAAGCGTCGGCCGGCCGGCGAGGGAGGTCGTCGAGGTCCGCATCGAGGACCCCGCGACCGGCGACCCCGTCGACCGCGGCGAGCGCGGCGAGTTCCTCTGGCGCGGCGACACGGTCGCCCCCAGGTACAACACGCCGCGAATAACCAATCAGCAGTTCGTCGAGCGGGACGGCCAGCGGTGGCTGAAATCCGGCGACATCGGCTGGATGGACGAGGCGGGCTTCCTCTTCGTCGTCGACCGCCTCGAGAACATGTTCACGACCGGCTGTGGCGACATCTACCCCCGCGAGATAGAGGGCGTCATCCACGAGATCGACGCCGTCGAGCAGGTCGCCATCGTCGACACCCGCGACGAGGTGCGGGGCGCGACGGTGACGGCCGTCGTCAAGACGCGTGGCGAGGCGTCGGTGTCGGCCGCCGACGTCCGTCGGCGCTGTGAGGGACGCTTGGAGAGCCACGAGGTACCGGACCGCGTCGAGTTCGTCGACTCGTTCCCGCGGACGGCGACGGGAAAGCTCGACCGGGTCAGGCTCCGGGACCGCTTCGGCTGA
- a CDS encoding IclR family transcriptional regulator codes for MTGYPVGSVKVSHDVVETLVERGSAGVTEVARALDVPKSTAYDHLRTLEQVGYVVNDDGQYRLGTKFLHLGETARDRHELFVNGRREAHALHEEVDGKYVQLVTEENDRCAVLLATGWREGDRPARAPGPYPTRFRLHTNAPGKAILAHRDDEAIERFVSASGLPTRTANTVRDEAELRTELEAVRENGYAVDEGELISGMTGVAAPVVAEGRVRGAVAVYAPSGEFDDDPGGSGLAETVQQSARAIEAKFIFTPE; via the coding sequence ATGACGGGGTATCCGGTCGGTTCGGTCAAGGTGTCTCACGACGTCGTCGAGACGCTGGTCGAGCGGGGTTCGGCCGGCGTGACGGAGGTAGCGAGGGCGCTCGACGTCCCGAAGAGCACCGCCTACGACCACCTCCGGACGCTGGAGCAGGTGGGGTACGTCGTCAACGACGACGGGCAGTATCGGCTCGGTACGAAGTTCCTCCACCTCGGCGAGACCGCACGGGACCGCCACGAACTGTTCGTCAACGGGCGCCGGGAGGCCCACGCCCTCCACGAGGAGGTCGACGGCAAGTACGTCCAGTTGGTCACCGAGGAGAACGACCGCTGTGCCGTGTTGCTGGCGACCGGGTGGCGGGAGGGCGACCGCCCCGCACGGGCGCCGGGACCGTACCCGACCCGGTTTCGACTGCACACGAACGCGCCCGGGAAGGCCATCCTGGCCCACCGGGACGACGAGGCGATCGAGCGGTTCGTTTCGGCGTCCGGACTCCCGACCAGGACGGCCAACACCGTACGCGACGAGGCGGAACTGCGGACGGAACTGGAGGCCGTCCGCGAGAACGGCTACGCCGTCGACGAGGGCGAACTCATCTCGGGGATGACCGGCGTCGCCGCCCCCGTCGTCGCCGAGGGACGGGTCCGCGGCGCCGTCGCGGTGTACGCACCCAGCGGCGAGTTCGACGACGACCCCGGCGGCTCCGGGCTGGCCGAGACGGTCCAGCAGTCCGCTCGGGCAATCGAGGCGAAGTTCATCTTCACGCCGGAGTGA
- a CDS encoding GMC family oxidoreductase N-terminal domain-containing protein, with the protein MKDPDVVVVGAGADGPVAAWKLARDHGVDVLLLEAGPFFGNEEWPEPHVDSGGTVSTDPDDLDGKLLDEQFTHREAEANDPTYGYLRVGPSNSARAPWFRNLHQNAFIWQVSCVGGTSIHYFSNHPRGYPTAFNDQPHWPDEVSYADMVPYYRLNEELTSTQQAPMTAREEVFIEGASEEMSGEYPLLDGLNVTETGWRPQPNAVEVPGKETATGEPLDSDYEGSFSYDDGFRGDTLVGDHFQGSSTPVDAPVREKARKSSNIGYVPRALDTNDNPDVGNVAIRPNTYVTDVHTAEGAGNLEATGVEIRDTWSGATQTVEADTVVLAGGCIETPRLWLNSGLPDDGWVGKGLTTHWFDWVVGVYDDETVADINPEREHMDPYVGQNSAVRFDKPGVGGLEDIGMSPGLVSFADYLFTEAGYSFDTPVDPDEPWDTRGYVVGKELKQRMADYRNTKAILVLTDDRPRQENGVSLDDTFSDEHGPVPKVRWEPHPDDDERRDELARIAANIHRNAGASHVHRSEWPPLLLHMQSSMRIGKVLDFAGEAKNVDRLFVADHSALANGVGGPNPTNSGQANALRIADHIGDRYF; encoded by the coding sequence ATGAAGGACCCGGACGTCGTCGTCGTCGGTGCCGGCGCGGACGGCCCGGTCGCCGCCTGGAAACTCGCACGGGACCACGGCGTCGACGTGCTGCTTCTGGAGGCCGGCCCCTTCTTCGGCAACGAGGAGTGGCCCGAACCGCACGTCGACTCCGGCGGGACGGTCAGCACCGACCCCGACGACCTCGACGGGAAACTGCTCGACGAGCAGTTCACCCACCGCGAGGCCGAGGCCAACGACCCGACCTACGGCTACCTCCGGGTCGGTCCCTCCAACAGCGCTCGCGCGCCGTGGTTCCGGAACCTCCACCAGAACGCGTTCATCTGGCAGGTCTCCTGTGTCGGTGGCACGTCGATCCACTACTTCTCGAACCACCCGCGAGGCTACCCGACGGCGTTCAACGACCAGCCGCACTGGCCCGACGAGGTCAGCTACGCCGACATGGTGCCGTACTACCGGCTCAACGAGGAACTGACCTCGACCCAGCAGGCGCCGATGACGGCCCGCGAGGAGGTGTTCATCGAGGGCGCCAGCGAGGAGATGAGCGGCGAGTACCCGCTTTTGGACGGTCTCAACGTCACCGAGACCGGCTGGCGCCCCCAGCCCAACGCCGTCGAGGTGCCCGGCAAGGAGACCGCGACCGGCGAACCGCTGGACTCGGACTACGAGGGGTCGTTCAGCTACGACGACGGCTTCCGCGGCGACACCCTCGTCGGCGACCACTTCCAGGGCTCCTCGACGCCCGTCGACGCGCCCGTCCGGGAGAAGGCCCGGAAATCCAGCAACATCGGCTACGTCCCACGCGCGCTGGACACCAACGACAACCCCGACGTGGGCAACGTCGCCATCCGGCCGAACACCTACGTCACCGACGTCCACACCGCGGAAGGGGCCGGCAACCTCGAGGCGACGGGCGTCGAGATACGGGATACGTGGTCCGGCGCCACCCAGACCGTCGAGGCCGACACCGTCGTGCTGGCGGGTGGCTGCATCGAGACGCCGCGGTTGTGGCTCAACAGCGGCCTGCCGGACGACGGCTGGGTCGGCAAGGGCCTGACGACCCACTGGTTCGACTGGGTCGTCGGCGTCTACGACGACGAGACGGTCGCCGACATCAACCCCGAACGGGAGCACATGGACCCCTACGTCGGCCAGAACTCCGCCGTCCGGTTCGACAAGCCCGGCGTCGGCGGTCTGGAGGACATCGGCATGTCGCCCGGCCTGGTCTCCTTCGCGGACTACCTCTTCACCGAGGCCGGCTACTCCTTCGACACGCCCGTCGACCCCGACGAGCCGTGGGACACCCGCGGCTACGTCGTCGGCAAGGAACTGAAGCAGCGGATGGCGGACTACCGAAACACGAAGGCCATCCTCGTGTTGACCGACGACCGACCGCGACAGGAGAACGGCGTCTCGCTCGACGACACCTTCTCCGACGAGCACGGCCCGGTACCGAAGGTCCGCTGGGAGCCCCACCCCGACGACGACGAGCGGCGCGACGAACTCGCCCGCATCGCGGCGAACATCCACCGCAACGCCGGCGCATCCCACGTCCACCGTTCGGAGTGGCCGCCGCTTCTGCTCCACATGCAGTCGTCGATGCGCATCGGCAAGGTGCTCGACTTCGCCGGCGAGGCCAAGAACGTCGACCGCCTGTTCGTCGCCGACCACTCGGCGCTCGCCAACGGCGTCGGCGGCCCGAACCCGACCAACTCCGGGCAGGCCAACGCGCTCCGCATCGCCGATCACATCGGCGACCGCTACTTCTGA